The following proteins are co-located in the Lentibacillus sp. JNUCC-1 genome:
- the ltrA gene encoding group II intron reverse transcriptase/maturase: MLDRILSRENLINALKRVERNKGSHGVDGMPVQNLRAHVMKHWTSLRKEIQEGSYRPQPVRRVEIPKPNGGKRKLGIPTVLDRFIQQAIAQVLTEEYDSTFSKHSYGFRPNKRGHDAVREARQYMKEGYRWVVDMDLEKFFDKVNHDRLMRTLNKRIEDPHLLKLIRRYLQAGIMEEGLVRPNTEGAPQGGPLSPLLSNIVLDELDKELEKRGLRFVRYADDCNIYVKSRRAGLRVMENITQFIENKLKLKVNVEKSAVDRPWRRKFLGFSFTFHKDHPKIRIPKESIKRFKQRVRALTSRRKSMNMTDRIEKLNRYLVGWLGYYQLAETPTTFNKLDAWIRRRLRMIRWKEWKLVKTKYKNLVKYGVKKEKAWEWANTRKAYWRIAKSPILHKALGDQYWSTQGLKSLLKRYQTLRWT; encoded by the coding sequence AAACATTGGACAAGCCTGCGAAAAGAAATCCAAGAGGGGTCTTATCGTCCTCAACCTGTCCGTCGTGTCGAAATCCCGAAACCAAACGGCGGGAAGAGGAAGTTAGGCATCCCAACCGTGTTGGATAGATTCATCCAACAAGCAATTGCACAAGTTCTCACTGAAGAATACGACTCAACGTTCTCGAAACACAGTTATGGATTTAGACCAAACAAGCGAGGACATGATGCCGTAAGAGAAGCAAGGCAATACATGAAAGAAGGCTACCGTTGGGTCGTTGACATGGACCTAGAGAAATTCTTCGATAAAGTCAACCACGATCGTTTGATGCGCACATTGAACAAACGTATTGAGGACCCACATCTATTGAAGCTGATTCGAAGATACCTGCAGGCAGGTATTATGGAAGAGGGTTTAGTGCGTCCTAATACAGAAGGAGCTCCGCAAGGTGGTCCGCTCAGTCCACTACTTTCCAATATCGTCTTAGATGAGTTGGACAAGGAATTGGAGAAAAGAGGACTCCGTTTCGTCCGCTATGCGGACGACTGTAATATATACGTCAAATCAAGACGTGCAGGGTTGCGTGTAATGGAAAATATTACACAATTTATTGAAAATAAACTCAAGCTGAAGGTCAACGTAGAGAAAAGTGCGGTGGATCGCCCATGGAGACGTAAATTTCTGGGGTTTTCCTTCACGTTTCACAAAGATCACCCGAAAATCCGGATACCCAAAGAGAGTATCAAACGCTTCAAACAACGTGTCCGGGCTCTTACATCCAGAAGAAAATCCATGAATATGACAGATAGAATCGAGAAACTCAATCGATATTTGGTGGGCTGGCTTGGTTATTATCAACTGGCAGAAACGCCAACCACATTCAACAAACTGGATGCCTGGATTCGAAGAAGACTGCGAATGATTAGGTGGAAAGAATGGAAGCTAGTCAAAACGAAGTACAAGAATCTTGTGAAATACGGCGTGAAGAAAGAGAAAGCGTGGGAATGGGCCAACACAAGAAAGGCTTATTGGCGGATTGCCAAAAGCCCTATCTTGCATAAAGCCCTTGGTGACCAATACTGGTCAACCCAAGGGCTTAAGAGTCTGCTTAAACGATATCAAACGTTGCGTTGGACTTAA